In a single window of the Streptomyces sp. NBC_00353 genome:
- a CDS encoding ATP-binding protein: MIGVIDTEGDCAEWTFPAVPGAVRTARHAVHEALRGWGLDATVGDVTVLLVSELVTNSMRYTSGPIGVRLVRPQPNGEGPDTRPGLLVEVSDPLPDPPTERAAGPDDEGGRGLQLVARSARRWGTRHGNSGKTVWFELALPG, encoded by the coding sequence GTGATCGGCGTGATCGATACCGAAGGCGACTGCGCCGAGTGGACCTTTCCGGCTGTGCCGGGGGCCGTGCGCACCGCTCGGCATGCGGTCCACGAGGCACTGCGCGGCTGGGGGCTCGACGCGACGGTCGGTGATGTGACCGTTCTGCTGGTCAGTGAGCTGGTGACCAATTCCATGCGCTACACCTCAGGCCCCATCGGCGTACGACTCGTGCGTCCCCAACCCAACGGCGAAGGTCCGGACACCCGTCCCGGACTGCTTGTGGAAGTCTCCGATCCGCTTCCGGATCCGCCCACCGAACGCGCTGCCGGACCCGATGACGAAGGGGGCCGAGGGTTGCAGCTCGTGGCCCGTTCTGCTCGCCGCTGGGGGACGCGGCACGGAAATAGTGGCAAGACGGTGTGGTTCGAGCTGGCCCTCCCTGGTTAG
- a CDS encoding (deoxy)nucleoside triphosphate pyrophosphohydrolase has translation MNDRVVVAGAVYDQGRLLAARRSAPPELAGRWELPGGKLEPGETGEQALVRELREELGVETEPLERIPGEWPLAPGYVLRVWTARLVSGVPAPLQDHDELRWLGPGESDVVDWLDQDRPAVAEAMRRLPTGAASDRNRS, from the coding sequence ATGAACGATCGCGTGGTGGTGGCCGGAGCCGTTTACGACCAGGGACGCCTGCTGGCCGCGCGCCGTAGCGCCCCGCCTGAGCTGGCGGGCCGGTGGGAGCTGCCCGGCGGGAAGCTGGAGCCGGGGGAGACCGGCGAGCAGGCGCTCGTGCGTGAACTCCGCGAGGAACTCGGTGTGGAGACGGAGCCGCTGGAGCGCATCCCCGGCGAGTGGCCACTGGCGCCCGGCTATGTGCTCCGGGTATGGACGGCGCGGCTGGTGTCCGGTGTGCCCGCCCCGCTCCAGGACCATGACGAACTGAGATGGCTCGGACCGGGTGAGAGCGACGTGGTCGACTGGCTCGACCAGGACCGGCCCGCCGTGGCCGAGGCCATGCGCCGCCTGCCGACCGGAGCCGCCTCCGACCGGAACCGCTCCTGA
- a CDS encoding SPOR domain-containing protein, giving the protein MLGRDTMSDGGAVLPWLVIRQDDNGNRYRVGRYATQAEAQKIADKLDSRGHKQLYWVERLGQSARP; this is encoded by the coding sequence ATGCTCGGGAGGGACACGATGAGCGACGGCGGGGCCGTGCTCCCTTGGCTGGTGATAAGGCAGGACGACAACGGCAACAGGTACCGCGTCGGCCGATATGCCACGCAGGCCGAGGCGCAGAAGATCGCCGACAAGCTCGACAGCCGCGGCCACAAGCAGCTCTATTGGGTCGAGCGTCTGGGGCAGAGCGCCCGTCCCTGA
- a CDS encoding purine-cytosine permease family protein gives MTDTAGPTTTTEAPEGKPAGVPEATETGPADPPPPRRSYAKLAADESREDYSLRYAPHSFRRWSPSMVAGTALGGIAYLADFAIGASIVFTYGFTSGFASILTAATIIFLTGIPIARACAKYGLDMDLVTRGAGFGYFGSTLTSLIYASFTFIFFALEGSIMAQAMHQAVGLPVEVGYLLTTLIVIPIVFRGMGALAKVQAWTQPIWIVGMVLPFVVLAFEAPDAWGAFGSFGGTEGAGSGFSWIGFGLGTGVALSLIAQIGEQADYLRFMPARTEANKRRWNLAVLAAGPGWVVIGAAKQLGGALLAFVALEAVGKTHALEPIAPQIEALKPWLGSFALPAAALFVIVSQIKINVTNAYSGSLSWSNFFSRITHKHPGRVWYIFLNLAIALTLMEMNMFAALNKLLGFYSNVGIAWIAAVAADLVINKRIGLSPRYIEFKRAYLYAVNPAGFGAMVIASTVSILAFFGLFGAYAEAFSTFIAAGLSLTLCPLIAWATKGKYYLARPNPVNGPDVEIEDITATHTCSVCDTAYELPDIADCPVRSGPICSLCCSLDAECGDVCRKEPAAGPVLMPMPTIRAAAAAAATAAAAATAAAASTEVEA, from the coding sequence ATGACGGACACTGCCGGCCCCACGACGACGACCGAGGCCCCGGAGGGGAAGCCCGCCGGGGTCCCGGAAGCAACGGAGACCGGGCCCGCCGATCCGCCGCCCCCCAGGCGCAGTTACGCAAAGCTCGCCGCCGACGAAAGCCGCGAGGACTACTCACTTCGCTACGCGCCGCACTCCTTCCGCCGCTGGTCGCCCTCGATGGTCGCGGGCACCGCACTCGGTGGCATCGCCTATCTCGCCGACTTCGCGATCGGCGCCTCGATCGTCTTCACCTATGGCTTCACCAGCGGTTTCGCCTCGATCCTGACCGCCGCGACGATCATCTTCCTCACCGGCATACCGATCGCCCGGGCCTGCGCGAAGTACGGCCTGGACATGGACCTGGTCACGCGCGGCGCCGGCTTCGGCTACTTCGGTTCGACGCTGACCTCGTTGATCTACGCGTCCTTCACCTTCATCTTCTTCGCCCTCGAAGGCTCGATCATGGCGCAGGCCATGCATCAGGCCGTCGGACTGCCGGTCGAGGTCGGCTATCTGCTGACCACGTTGATCGTCATCCCCATCGTCTTCCGTGGCATGGGGGCGCTCGCCAAGGTGCAGGCATGGACCCAGCCGATCTGGATCGTCGGCATGGTCCTGCCGTTCGTCGTGCTCGCCTTCGAAGCCCCCGACGCCTGGGGTGCGTTCGGCTCCTTCGGCGGTACGGAGGGTGCGGGATCCGGCTTCTCCTGGATCGGTTTCGGGCTCGGTACGGGCGTCGCGCTCTCGCTCATCGCCCAGATCGGCGAGCAGGCCGACTATCTGCGCTTCATGCCCGCGAGGACCGAGGCCAACAAGCGGCGCTGGAATCTCGCGGTGCTCGCCGCCGGGCCCGGCTGGGTCGTCATCGGGGCGGCAAAGCAGCTCGGCGGCGCGCTGCTGGCGTTCGTGGCTCTGGAGGCGGTCGGCAAGACGCACGCACTGGAGCCGATCGCACCGCAGATCGAGGCGCTGAAGCCGTGGCTCGGCTCATTCGCCCTCCCGGCTGCCGCTCTGTTCGTGATCGTCTCGCAGATCAAGATCAATGTGACCAACGCCTACAGCGGCTCGCTGTCCTGGTCGAACTTCTTCTCGCGGATCACCCACAAACACCCGGGCCGGGTCTGGTACATCTTCCTCAACCTCGCCATCGCGCTGACGCTGATGGAGATGAACATGTTCGCCGCCCTCAACAAACTGCTGGGCTTCTACTCGAACGTGGGCATCGCCTGGATCGCGGCCGTCGCCGCCGACCTGGTCATCAACAAGCGGATCGGGCTGAGCCCGCGGTACATCGAGTTCAAACGCGCTTATCTGTACGCGGTGAACCCGGCAGGATTCGGCGCGATGGTGATCGCCTCAACCGTCTCGATCCTCGCGTTCTTCGGACTGTTCGGTGCCTACGCGGAGGCCTTCTCGACCTTCATCGCGGCCGGACTCTCCCTGACCCTCTGCCCGTTGATCGCCTGGGCGACGAAGGGGAAGTACTACCTGGCCCGCCCCAATCCGGTGAACGGCCCGGACGTCGAGATCGAGGACATCACGGCCACCCATACCTGCTCGGTCTGCGACACCGCCTACGAACTCCCGGACATCGCCGACTGCCCGGTCCGGTCGGGGCCGATCTGCTCGCTGTGCTGCTCGCTGGACGCGGAGTGCGGGGACGTCTGCCGCAAGGAACCGGCGGCCGGTCCGGTCCTCATGCCGATGCCGACGATCCGGGCGGCAGCGGCAGCGGCAGCGACAGCGGCAGCGGCAGCGACAGCGGCAGCGGCGTCGACGGAGGTGGAGGCGTAG
- a CDS encoding GntR family transcriptional regulator, producing the protein MTFGEQPAYLRVASDLREKIVNGSLPPHTRLPSQARIREEYGVSDTVALEARKVLMAEGLVEGRSGSGTYVRARPVPRRIARSGYRPDAGASPFRQEQTAEGVRGTWESRSEQEEAGPEIADRLDIEPGDRVMRTRYIFREAGEPMMLSTSWEPLAITGRTPVMLPEEGPLGGCGVVERMAAIDVVVDNVVEQVGARPGLAEELLALGGVPGHVVMVIGRTYYASGRPVETADVVVPADRYRISYHLPVR; encoded by the coding sequence GTGACATTCGGTGAGCAGCCCGCCTATCTGCGCGTTGCGAGCGATCTGCGAGAGAAGATCGTCAATGGTTCGCTGCCGCCGCACACGCGCCTGCCGTCGCAGGCCCGCATCCGCGAGGAGTACGGGGTCTCGGACACCGTCGCGCTGGAGGCGCGCAAGGTGCTGATGGCGGAAGGCCTGGTCGAGGGACGCTCCGGCTCCGGTACGTATGTGCGTGCACGCCCGGTCCCGCGTCGCATCGCCCGCTCCGGCTACCGGCCGGACGCGGGAGCCAGCCCGTTCCGCCAGGAGCAGACGGCGGAAGGGGTGCGAGGGACTTGGGAGTCCCGCAGCGAACAGGAGGAGGCGGGCCCGGAGATCGCCGACCGCCTTGATATCGAGCCGGGGGACCGGGTGATGCGCACCAGATACATCTTCCGGGAAGCGGGGGAGCCGATGATGCTCTCCACCTCCTGGGAACCCCTCGCGATCACGGGACGCACGCCGGTGATGCTGCCGGAGGAAGGCCCGCTGGGTGGTTGTGGGGTGGTCGAGCGGATGGCCGCGATCGACGTCGTCGTGGACAACGTGGTCGAGCAGGTCGGCGCGCGCCCGGGGCTTGCGGAGGAGCTCCTGGCGCTCGGTGGCGTGCCGGGCCATGTGGTGATGGTGATCGGGCGTACGTACTACGCATCGGGTCGGCCGGTCGAGACGGCGGACGTGGTGGTGCCCGCCGACCGCTACCGGATCTCCTACCACCTTCCCGTCAGGTGA
- a CDS encoding glycoside hydrolase family 18 protein has protein sequence MRRRTLSRLAIAACALSLAAGIAPAASASGGSASPAHASGSAAYKRVGYFTQWGVYGRDFQVKDLDTSGTAAKLTHVNYAFGNVSADGKCFTGNVPGEADAWADYVRPLDAAGSVDGVADTDTQPLAGNFNQLRELKAKHPGLKVMISLGGWSWSTHFSDAARTAASRKAFVSSCIDLYIKGNLPVDGARGGEGAAAGLFDGVDIDWEWPGSAGDTDTVYRPEDKRNFTALVHEFRTQLDAYAKSTAKEGKGHGHNNKPKHYELSAFVPTAPAKIDAGFDVRRIMRDFDFVNLQGYDFHVSGETTTAQQSALYAKNDFSVDQTVREWIGRGAPARKLVMGMPFYGQGWTGVTGGGDGLGRPAAAPAPATWAAGYEDYKALKKLAESGTYKIHRDVRNGHAWLFDGTTLWTYDDPQVLRTKTSYIRQHGLGGAMFWSLDGDTDDGELMTAVDQGLGRR, from the coding sequence ATGCGTCGAAGAACCCTGTCCAGACTGGCCATTGCCGCCTGCGCCCTCTCGCTGGCGGCCGGGATCGCACCCGCCGCCTCCGCCTCCGGAGGCTCCGCCTCCCCCGCCCACGCCTCCGGTTCCGCCGCCTACAAGCGCGTCGGCTACTTCACCCAATGGGGCGTCTACGGACGCGACTTCCAGGTCAAGGACCTGGACACGAGCGGCACCGCGGCCAAGCTCACCCACGTCAACTACGCCTTCGGCAACGTCAGCGCCGACGGCAAGTGCTTCACCGGCAATGTGCCGGGAGAGGCCGACGCCTGGGCGGACTACGTCCGTCCGCTGGACGCCGCAGGGTCGGTCGACGGCGTCGCGGACACCGACACCCAGCCTCTCGCGGGCAACTTCAATCAGCTGCGCGAGCTGAAGGCCAAGCACCCCGGCCTCAAGGTGATGATCTCCCTGGGTGGCTGGAGCTGGTCCACCCACTTCTCGGACGCGGCCCGCACCGCCGCCTCCCGCAAGGCGTTCGTCTCCTCCTGCATCGACCTGTACATCAAGGGCAATCTGCCGGTGGACGGGGCGCGCGGCGGCGAGGGCGCGGCGGCCGGTCTCTTCGACGGCGTGGACATCGACTGGGAGTGGCCCGGCTCCGCCGGCGACACGGACACGGTCTACCGCCCCGAGGACAAGCGGAACTTCACCGCTCTGGTGCACGAATTCCGCACCCAGCTCGACGCGTACGCGAAGAGCACTGCCAAGGAGGGCAAGGGCCACGGGCACAACAACAAGCCCAAGCACTACGAGCTGTCGGCGTTCGTCCCCACGGCTCCGGCCAAGATCGACGCAGGCTTCGACGTCCGCCGCATCATGCGGGACTTCGACTTCGTGAACCTGCAGGGTTACGACTTCCATGTGTCCGGCGAGACGACCACGGCGCAGCAGTCCGCGCTGTACGCGAAGAACGACTTCAGTGTCGACCAGACCGTGCGCGAATGGATCGGGCGCGGCGCCCCTGCCCGCAAGCTGGTCATGGGCATGCCGTTCTACGGTCAGGGCTGGACCGGCGTGACGGGCGGCGGCGACGGTCTCGGCCGGCCCGCCGCGGCCCCCGCACCCGCCACCTGGGCTGCGGGCTACGAGGACTACAAAGCCCTCAAGAAACTGGCCGAATCCGGTACGTACAAGATCCATCGGGATGTCAGGAACGGCCACGCATGGCTGTTCGACGGCACCACCCTGTGGACGTACGACGACCCACAGGTGCTCCGCACCAAGACGTCGTACATCCGTCAGCACGGTCTGGGCGGCGCGATGTTCTGGTCGCTGGACGGGGACACGGACGACGGCGAGCTGATGACCGCCGTCGACCAGGGCCTCGGCCGGCGCTAG
- a CDS encoding S8 family peptidase, whose protein sequence is MSVMRHTPHARRRFAAAGVIAGAALVLSTAAAFPATAAGTAAEGRIENAGAPGTISGSYIVTLDESAAEAGSAQGKALAEEYGAKIKKTYRAALNGYAVELSAAQAKKFAADPAVKSVVQNRTFTVSGTQPSPPSWGLDRIDQKNLPLNGSYTYPDKAGEGVTAYIIDTGVRITHSDFGGRASYGYDAIDNDNTAQDGYGHGTHVAGTVAGSAYGVAKKAKIVAVRVLDDSGSGTTAQVVAGIDWVTAHAVKPAVANMSLGGGADSVLDAAVRNSIASGITYAVAAGNESTNASTKSPARVTEAITVGSTTSTDARSSFSNYGSVLDIFAPGSSITSAWNTSDSATSTISGTSMATPHVAGAAALYLADHPSDTPAQVSAGLVAAAATGVVTSPGTGSPNRLLNVGTGTTTPPGPKFENTTSYTISDNSTVESPVTVTGVTGNAPAALSVPVDITHTYIGDLRIDLVAPDGSVYNLKAYGTGGSSDNVITTYTVNASSEVANGTWKLRVSDNAAADTGRINSWALQF, encoded by the coding sequence ATGTCAGTGATGCGTCACACCCCCCACGCGCGTCGAAGATTCGCCGCAGCGGGCGTCATAGCCGGCGCCGCTCTCGTTCTCTCCACCGCTGCGGCGTTCCCCGCCACCGCGGCCGGGACGGCGGCAGAAGGCCGGATCGAGAACGCGGGCGCCCCGGGCACCATCAGTGGCAGCTACATCGTCACGCTCGACGAATCGGCGGCCGAAGCGGGCTCCGCGCAGGGCAAGGCGCTGGCCGAGGAGTACGGCGCCAAGATCAAGAAGACCTACCGCGCCGCGCTCAACGGCTACGCGGTCGAGCTCTCCGCCGCCCAGGCGAAGAAGTTCGCTGCGGACCCGGCCGTCAAGTCGGTCGTGCAGAACCGGACCTTCACGGTCTCCGGCACCCAGCCGTCGCCGCCCTCCTGGGGACTTGACCGGATCGACCAGAAGAACCTGCCGTTGAACGGGAGTTACACCTACCCCGACAAGGCAGGCGAGGGCGTCACCGCGTACATCATCGACACCGGTGTCCGGATCACCCACAGCGACTTCGGCGGCCGGGCCTCGTACGGCTACGACGCCATCGACAACGACAACACCGCACAGGACGGTTACGGCCACGGCACCCATGTGGCGGGCACCGTGGCAGGTTCCGCGTACGGCGTCGCCAAGAAGGCGAAGATCGTCGCCGTCCGGGTGCTCGACGACAGCGGCTCCGGCACGACCGCCCAGGTCGTCGCGGGCATCGACTGGGTGACGGCGCACGCCGTCAAGCCCGCCGTCGCCAACATGAGCCTCGGCGGCGGAGCGGACTCCGTGCTCGACGCCGCCGTGCGCAACTCCATCGCGTCCGGCATCACCTACGCCGTGGCCGCGGGCAACGAGTCGACCAACGCCTCCACCAAGTCACCGGCACGCGTCACCGAGGCCATCACCGTCGGCTCCACGACCAGCACCGACGCCCGCTCCAGCTTCTCCAACTACGGCAGCGTGCTGGACATCTTCGCCCCGGGCTCGTCGATCACCTCGGCCTGGAACACCAGCGACAGTGCCACCAGCACGATCTCCGGCACGTCGATGGCGACCCCGCACGTCGCCGGCGCCGCGGCCCTCTATCTGGCCGACCACCCGAGCGACACCCCCGCGCAGGTCTCGGCCGGACTGGTCGCCGCGGCCGCCACCGGAGTCGTGACCAGCCCGGGCACGGGTTCGCCGAACCGGCTGCTGAACGTCGGCACCGGCACCACGACTCCGCCCGGACCGAAGTTCGAGAACACGACGAGTTACACCATCAGCGACAACTCCACCGTCGAGTCGCCGGTCACCGTCACCGGTGTCACCGGCAACGCGCCGGCGGCGCTGAGCGTGCCCGTCGACATCACGCACACCTACATCGGCGACCTGAGGATCGACCTGGTCGCGCCCGACGGTTCGGTCTACAACCTGAAGGCGTACGGAACGGGCGGCAGCAGCGACAACGTGATCACCACCTACACGGTGAACGCCTCGTCGGAGGTGGCGAACGGCACCTGGAAGCTGCGGGTCAGCGACAACGCGGCGGCCGACACCGGGCGGATCAACTCCTGGGCGCTGCAGTTCTGA
- a CDS encoding threonine synthase translates to MATYLCPQDGTRAETTSLTWCCPVCRGPWDLDFEAAGRLSLDSLAGRVNSLWRYAEALPLSSPATSLGEGRTPLVPLTRTVSAKLDFLMPTLSFKDRGAVMLAELARRLSPERVVADSSGNAGTAVAAYCARAGLPCTVYVPEGTSPKKTEQIRAHGARLEIVPGDREATALAARAAADSPGTFYASHVFNPYFLHGTKTYVYEMWEDLGGRLPDAIAVPVGNGTLLLGAALATAELHAQGLIDERPALIAVQAEAVSPLAAAFHAGTDGLLDESGRAAAPTLAEGIAIPRPPRARQILAAVRESGGTFITVTEDQIRKAQLDLAARGFYVETTGVACWAAVGDWTDRSVVVPLCGAGLKTGLAP, encoded by the coding sequence ATGGCCACCTATCTCTGCCCGCAGGACGGCACCCGCGCCGAGACCACCAGCCTGACCTGGTGCTGCCCGGTCTGCCGCGGCCCCTGGGACCTCGACTTCGAAGCCGCCGGGCGGCTCTCACTCGACTCCCTGGCAGGACGCGTCAATTCACTGTGGCGTTACGCGGAGGCACTGCCCCTCTCCTCGCCCGCCACCAGCCTCGGGGAGGGCCGCACGCCGCTCGTGCCGCTCACCCGCACGGTCTCGGCCAAGCTCGACTTCCTGATGCCGACGCTCTCCTTCAAGGACCGAGGCGCCGTGATGCTCGCCGAACTGGCCCGCCGCCTCTCCCCCGAACGCGTCGTCGCGGACAGCAGCGGCAACGCGGGAACGGCCGTCGCCGCCTACTGTGCGCGGGCCGGACTGCCCTGCACGGTGTACGTCCCCGAGGGCACCTCCCCGAAGAAGACCGAACAGATCCGGGCCCACGGCGCCCGCCTGGAGATCGTCCCCGGCGACCGGGAGGCCACCGCACTCGCTGCCCGGGCCGCCGCCGACTCCCCCGGCACCTTCTACGCCTCGCACGTCTTCAACCCGTACTTCCTGCACGGCACGAAGACATACGTCTACGAGATGTGGGAAGACCTCGGCGGCCGGCTCCCCGACGCCATCGCCGTACCGGTCGGCAACGGCACGTTGCTCCTCGGCGCGGCCCTGGCCACCGCGGAACTCCACGCCCAGGGCCTGATCGACGAACGGCCGGCGCTGATCGCCGTACAGGCCGAGGCCGTCTCACCGCTGGCCGCCGCCTTCCACGCGGGTACGGACGGCCTGCTCGACGAGTCCGGCCGGGCGGCCGCCCCCACACTCGCCGAAGGCATCGCCATCCCCCGCCCGCCGCGCGCACGCCAGATCCTGGCGGCGGTGAGGGAGTCCGGCGGCACATTCATCACGGTGACGGAGGATCAGATCCGCAAGGCGCAGCTGGATCTGGCGGCACGCGGCTTCTACGTCGAGACGACCGGCGTCGCCTGCTGGGCGGCGGTCGGCGACTGGACGGACCGCAGCGTCGTCGTACCGCTGTGCGGCGCGGGACTCAAAACGGGCCTGGCGCCCTGA
- a CDS encoding cupin domain-containing protein: MSYPEPIYGDGKGEISATYRPADTVPNLQSRTGSATHYLATTHTTHGEFGLYRMDMAPRAGGPATHFHRSISESFFILDGTVRIYNGERWIDTKQGDFVYVPQGGLHAFRNDSDAPASMLLLFTPGAPREEYFEKVAQAAEWSQEERAEFFIKHDTYWTD, translated from the coding sequence ATGTCGTATCCGGAGCCGATCTACGGGGACGGCAAGGGAGAGATCAGCGCCACGTACAGGCCGGCCGACACGGTGCCGAACCTGCAGTCCCGCACCGGCAGTGCCACCCACTATCTGGCGACCACGCACACCACGCACGGCGAGTTCGGGCTGTACCGGATGGACATGGCGCCCAGAGCGGGCGGCCCGGCGACGCACTTCCACCGGTCGATCTCGGAATCGTTCTTCATCCTCGACGGGACGGTGCGGATCTACAACGGTGAGCGGTGGATCGACACCAAGCAGGGCGACTTCGTGTACGTACCGCAGGGCGGGCTGCACGCATTCCGGAACGACTCCGACGCGCCGGCGTCGATGCTGCTGCTGTTCACGCCGGGTGCGCCGCGCGAGGAGTACTTCGAGAAGGTCGCTCAGGCCGCCGAGTGGTCACAGGAGGAGCGGGCCGAGTTCTTCATCAAGCACGACACGTACTGGACGGACTGA
- a CDS encoding levansucrase — protein sequence MSQESIRNYLASVESRLAADGCGPRWEDWAGAPVLVGRRADFRMRWAATNLHLFTVAAAVPEITVPVVDTFTTQVLTYAKKNKGGLPVGMQTGVACFPVLVSDRIDPAAMAWAEEKQRNRFACFARPVVVDSAQGHVGMYRGKPAIGRAYAGHLIEKGVRYFQPQS from the coding sequence ATGAGCCAAGAGTCGATACGGAATTACCTGGCATCGGTCGAGAGCCGACTGGCGGCCGACGGCTGCGGGCCGCGCTGGGAGGACTGGGCGGGCGCGCCTGTGCTCGTCGGCCGGAGGGCCGACTTCCGGATGCGCTGGGCGGCCACGAATCTGCATCTGTTCACCGTGGCCGCCGCCGTGCCCGAGATCACCGTCCCGGTCGTCGACACGTTCACCACACAGGTGCTCACGTACGCCAAGAAGAACAAGGGCGGGCTGCCCGTCGGCATGCAGACCGGTGTCGCCTGCTTCCCTGTGCTGGTCAGTGACCGGATCGACCCGGCCGCGATGGCCTGGGCGGAGGAGAAGCAGCGCAATCGGTTCGCCTGTTTCGCCCGACCGGTCGTCGTCGACAGTGCCCAGGGACACGTGGGGATGTACCGGGGGAAGCCGGCCATCGGGCGCGCCTATGCCGGGCACCTCATCGAGAAGGGTGTTCGCTACTTCCAGCCACAGAGCTGA
- a CDS encoding carbonic anhydrase, producing the protein MDRTAHSDRRALLTGGLAVATVALAGCSSTSATPSTNSAPSASSASPEARPATPAAAFARLMDGNKRWVSGDLQHPDRDPDRRELVAQTQEPFGSILACIDSRVPPELLFDTGLGDLYVMRTGGEAVGPVVTGSVEYGPMTSGTPLIVVLGHQRCGAIEAAYKSIRDGKPLPGNLEAIAKALRPAYELAVREGGADPVETMARAQVRLTAADLRSNQDLAPLVAKGTLAVVGAYYSLDTGKVEVLAGAPS; encoded by the coding sequence ATGGACAGAACGGCACATTCGGATCGCAGAGCTCTGCTCACCGGCGGACTTGCGGTCGCCACGGTTGCGCTTGCGGGGTGCTCGTCGACGAGCGCCACCCCGTCGACGAACAGCGCTCCGTCGGCGAGCAGCGCTTCGCCGGAGGCGCGGCCGGCCACGCCCGCCGCAGCATTCGCGAGGCTGATGGACGGCAACAAGCGCTGGGTGAGCGGAGATCTACAACATCCCGACCGGGATCCGGACCGGCGCGAGCTCGTGGCCCAGACGCAGGAGCCTTTCGGGTCGATCCTCGCGTGCATCGACTCCCGGGTACCGCCTGAACTCCTCTTCGATACCGGGCTGGGCGACCTTTACGTGATGCGCACCGGCGGGGAGGCGGTCGGCCCGGTGGTCACGGGTTCCGTGGAGTACGGCCCCATGACGAGTGGCACTCCGCTCATCGTGGTCCTCGGGCACCAGCGCTGCGGCGCCATCGAGGCGGCGTACAAGTCCATCCGCGACGGCAAACCGCTGCCGGGAAACCTGGAGGCGATCGCCAAGGCTCTGCGGCCGGCGTACGAGCTGGCAGTCCGGGAAGGCGGTGCCGATCCGGTCGAGACCATGGCCCGCGCCCAGGTCAGGCTGACCGCGGCCGATCTGCGCTCCAACCAGGACCTGGCCCCACTCGTGGCAAAGGGCACCCTTGCCGTGGTCGGCGCCTACTACTCGCTCGACACCGGCAAGGTGGAAGTCCTGGCCGGCGCGCCTTCCTGA